A window of the Oscillospiraceae bacterium NTUH-002-81 genome harbors these coding sequences:
- a CDS encoding O-antigen ligase family protein codes for MQLKVKKHELRLLLQCIPILTFATLASLGSLLPSVVQFSAAVILAGQVVFIFGTKGIKKNIGLLWIPLMIFFYVRNNPNIKFYSLTYIQVLLLFVCCILFSALGGFNDRCWMIKMVSSWRYLYFIYIAFTIYMFLDSSAINFVCSLFPDAASTILNQYHNAGIPGLTKHYSTNGMLLAVGTMIFGSYALTEKRRSDYLLFLISVAALLLSGKRAHTVFGLTALYLCYFAYNSNAKKSRLVKCIGVLLGALTVFAVASYCVPALATVVFRFIDTAETGDMSVGRVDVWLKAFSMFGKHSLVGIGWGQYVNQGGWFWNIHNIYIQLLVETGIIGFIIYCGWFLFHLVRTWSTYSKMRVNPQDYMNKDYCLMNFSLAMQIFFLLYGFTGNPLYDREMFVPYFIACAISVNYANNDDGSELE; via the coding sequence ATGCAATTAAAAGTTAAGAAACATGAACTACGACTTTTACTCCAATGTATACCAATTTTGACTTTTGCTACGCTAGCGTCTCTTGGTTCGCTTTTGCCAAGCGTAGTTCAGTTCAGTGCTGCAGTTATTTTGGCGGGACAAGTTGTTTTTATATTTGGCACTAAAGGTATAAAAAAAAATATTGGATTATTGTGGATACCATTAATGATATTCTTTTATGTACGAAATAATCCCAATATTAAATTCTATAGTCTAACGTATATCCAGGTTTTATTGCTTTTTGTCTGCTGTATATTATTTTCAGCATTGGGAGGTTTCAATGATCGGTGTTGGATGATAAAAATGGTAAGCTCTTGGCGATATCTTTACTTTATTTATATTGCATTTACCATTTATATGTTTTTAGATAGTTCAGCGATAAATTTTGTATGTAGTTTGTTCCCGGATGCTGCGAGTACAATTCTTAATCAGTATCATAATGCGGGAATCCCAGGGTTAACAAAGCACTATTCAACAAATGGAATGCTTCTTGCTGTTGGGACGATGATATTTGGAAGCTATGCATTGACTGAAAAAAGACGTTCTGACTATTTATTGTTTTTGATATCGGTTGCTGCATTGCTTTTATCAGGAAAAAGAGCACATACTGTTTTTGGACTTACTGCGTTGTACCTCTGTTATTTTGCATATAATTCAAATGCTAAAAAAAGTCGACTCGTAAAATGCATAGGCGTTTTATTGGGAGCATTAACTGTATTTGCTGTAGCAAGTTATTGCGTGCCGGCACTTGCAACTGTTGTTTTTCGTTTTATTGATACTGCAGAGACTGGGGATATGTCAGTAGGTAGAGTTGATGTATGGTTAAAGGCGTTTTCTATGTTCGGCAAGCATAGTCTTGTTGGTATAGGTTGGGGACAGTATGTTAACCAAGGTGGCTGGTTCTGGAATATTCATAACATATATATTCAGTTACTTGTTGAAACCGGTATAATAGGATTTATAATCTATTGTGGATGGTTTCTGTTTCATCTAGTAAGGACATGGTCGACGTATTCAAAAATGCGTGTAAATCCACAAGATTATATGAATAAAGATTATTGCTTGATGAATTTTTCGTTGGCAATGCAAATATTTTTTTTATTATATGGCTTCACAGGAAATCCTTTGTATGATCGTGAAATGTTTGTGCCGTATTTTATTGCATGCGCAATAAGTGTTAATTATGCTAATAATGATGATGGGAGTGAATTAGAGTAA
- a CDS encoding glycosyltransferase: protein MPHISVIIPVYNAGNYIVDTLNSVLQQTLKDIEVIVVNDGSNDQSLAECYRLQEIDKRIIIINQDNQGVSKARNVGKQNATGDYIIFIDADDELDCRMLEILYTQARKTDSDISVCGVDRIFEKKQEEKKKYHCNYEEITVDQAIEWLLLGQKIESGAWNKLFKASTIEDVHFEEGKKINEDKYFVFRSLLKSKKIVYCAEKLYYYYCRENSVTNQSFSERWFDSLYFADRIYEELKGRNNLEVFARYQLLIAYYTVLRRMYPFRNQYKKEYQLVIDKIKSTSFKSVLSYMDKKQVFGVLSIKYCTLLYKFMRCVSK from the coding sequence ATGCCACATATTAGTGTTATTATCCCTGTCTATAACGCAGGAAATTATATAGTTGATACTTTAAATTCAGTTTTGCAACAAACATTGAAAGATATAGAAGTTATTGTCGTAAATGACGGATCTAATGATCAATCTCTTGCTGAATGCTATAGATTACAAGAGATTGATAAGCGCATTATCATAATAAATCAAGATAATCAAGGCGTATCAAAAGCTCGTAATGTAGGAAAGCAAAATGCAACAGGTGACTATATTATTTTTATAGATGCTGACGATGAACTTGATTGCAGAATGCTTGAGATTTTATATACTCAAGCAAGGAAAACTGATTCAGATATATCTGTGTGTGGAGTTGATAGGATTTTTGAAAAAAAGCAAGAGGAGAAGAAAAAGTATCATTGCAATTATGAGGAAATTACTGTTGATCAGGCGATAGAATGGCTGTTGTTGGGCCAAAAAATTGAGTCGGGCGCATGGAATAAGTTGTTTAAAGCTTCTACGATCGAGGATGTTCATTTTGAAGAAGGTAAGAAGATAAATGAAGATAAATATTTTGTATTTAGATCTCTGCTGAAAAGTAAAAAAATAGTCTATTGTGCTGAAAAATTGTATTATTATTATTGCAGGGAAAATTCGGTGACTAATCAATCCTTCTCTGAAAGATGGTTCGATTCACTGTACTTTGCGGATAGAATATATGAAGAACTTAAAGGCCGTAATAATTTGGAAGTCTTTGCAAGATATCAATTATTGATTGCATACTACACTGTTCTACGTAGGATGTATCCTTTCAGAAATCAATACAAAAAGGAGTATCAGCTAGTTATTGATAAAATTAAATCTACTAGTTTTAAATCAGTGCTTTCATATATGGACAAAAAACAAGTGTTTGGTGTTTTATCTATAAAATATTGCACTCTTTTGTATAAATTTATGAGGTGTGTTTCAAAATGA